Within Malus domestica chromosome 04, GDT2T_hap1, the genomic segment tgagtgtggaagagtgtttgatggttggaaggtggtggaatactaggcaaagagggtggaagaaggtggagtggttgttatgttttctaggcactagaatggtgtttttggggtgttttgcttcctagggtgtgtatggacgaatttctgtgataaaatgatgaatatgggggattgttctttggccaaggggtgtaaacatgtatttataggcccccaaaaaccttagaaaataaggttaggttaaggatgaaatgcatggcaatttgtgtgtgtggtgtgcaatggtccaagggtgaaaatgaagtaatgatgcaaagtgtgaagggtaaaatggagtggtgttgtagctagggagcatgaatgattgtgtacattgcatagagatggaaagggaggtgaaatgtgtcaacaaatgggtcaaaggtgcaacaacatgtgttgcacatggcattggattccaaatgtgaatgatggagcatcaattggtgcatgtaatggatgtaaaggttgtctaaaatctaatgggtgaagggaacaagaggtatcaagcaattgagtgaaataattaaatgaattaaagcatgaaatcagaaattatgtaggggacaagagtgatcaagcatggcatggaatccaaagggaattctatgtggtttgcatggcaaggaatgcaagttggggtgacagatttttgggctgttttcttcatcttttggaccataattcttcatattcttggcctctttagttctcaaattcgtccatccacttggcccatgcatttgctatccattccaagcccgaaacatgctccaaaggcctccaaaatgcatcttcttgcatactttgtacttagagtctttcactttgcaagtgggcttctttgcatgtgtatgagttgtcattgtttatccttgcaattacacacacacacttgcacacacatatgcccaaaacgtccatcctcatgcatgcaatccatttgagcccaatattgatccaacatgcaccaaaatgcacttttcttgccaaggttgttattaagacctacaaacaaatgaaaatggctttaaacactaaaataactaaagaaacacaacgtaaacacacaagaacaagccaattaagtcgcataaatatgctcctatcagtttaGTTTGATAAACCTAATGTATAAATTGTGACGCAACTCACTGAGACTCCCTGCAAACAAAAACAATCACCCTCCCATCCATCCTCCCTCCTATATCCTTGAGCAGCCCGAAACCCTTTCACCTTCAGCAGCCTAAAATGTAACAAGATGAACAAGAAAATCCTTACACTACTCCAAACTATCCAAAAGAGCCATAACAGATGAACAATAAGAATGACTTACAGCAAGACCAACAGCTCCCAATCCAAAGATGGCAATAGATGAACCCTTCGGTTTTGCAACATTCACAGTGGCGCCAAAACCTTCAAATACACCAACAGAAACAATAATTGATTACTCTAGAAAGAAAAGTTGGAAAAtccttaatttctgattccaaCTTTTTCACTGTCCAAATGGGAGAAGTCTTTCGAACCTGTGCATATTCCGCAACTAAGAACACGAACTTTGTCAAGGGGAGCAGCCAGGTTGATCTTAGCAACAGAACCAACATGACAAACAGTGTATTCACTGAAGGTAAAAGTACCTAAAAAATGATAAATTGGTTTTCCATCCTTGGGGAACCTGGACTGGCCATCATTGATCATGGTACCCCTATCAGTATTGATCCTCAACAGATCACACATGTTGCTTTCCTTCGACTTACAGTGCGCGCACTCTTTGCACTCCCCAGTGAACACAGGGAGGACGTGGTCACCCGGCTGGAGTTCAGTTACGCCCTCGCCTACGCTTTCCACAACTCTAAACACAAAATGTTAAGCAAACAAAATTTAGAAAGGTAAACAAACCGCGTAAAATGGAAGCAAATACTAAGTTAATTACAAATTATGTAGCTTTAATATTCAGAGATGTGTACATACCCTCCAGCTTCATGACCGAAAATGCGAGGAAACAGCGGTTGTTGTCCCTAGCACATAACATATATGTTTCAATTCCAATAGCTGACATTCTAAGCACGAAAATGCCTTGTATAGGATTTATCATCACATTAGACTTAGCACTCAAAATCATGCTTAACTTCACTAATCAATTGCAAGTTAAGGACTAAGTACTATAAACATATGAAGGATCATGCTTAATGATGTAGTTATCGATACGCAGatattaaagtagaaaatggcaTTCAAAGTTGAAGTTTTTACTTTGGCTTCCCAGAAGTGGACATCGGTGTGGCAAAGAGAGGTGAAGAGGATCTTCAAGCGAACTTCATGTTTCTACAGTGGTGCCACCTCCACTTCCTCAATTGACAGTGGCTTCCCCACTTCCCATGCCACCGCGACTGCAACCAAAAAATCCCAATGCGATTAGCAACAAATACATCGATAAAATCAGTATTTTTACCACAATTACCGTCAACAATATCAAGATTGACAAAATGTAATGAAATCTACAATTTATGGAAAAATAGAGACAAAAATTCATTACAGCAGAATATTCAGTCCGCTGCCaagttaatttctttttaatcaatttcgaaattttcaaaactaaaatttaacaTCTCATGAAATCCAcgaaaaccaaatcctcatcctCATCATTACCAATTATAAACaatatttaaaacaaaatagaaaaataaaacagcAGTACGATCATGTAAACaatatttaaaacaaaatagaTCATTGGATTCATAGAAATCTCAAGCGTTCGAGAACTAATGATGTATGAAAAAGAAATTCAACTGCAAAGATTCAAAATcataaattgaaaacaagaatgAAACAGCAACATGCaattttttgaaaacaaaaaccagATCGAAAGAGAAAGGTAACGTGTTATACTGACAGGGGAACTCGAGCTCCAGAGAATCGATGCTGAGAAGGTCGCCCGTGCTTATCCGATTCGATCGATTCGATTGATTTGAAAAATTGTGGAActcaaattgaattgaaaacaaaaatacataTTGGGTGGAGAGAtcgagagagaaggagagagattcGATCGATTCGATTGAAAAATCGAGGAATTGGAATTGAACTTGGAAATAAAAGGATTCATATGTGTTCTTCGTTCACTTCGTTCACTTCCTtcacttctctttctctcttagATGTGTCAGGAAGAAATGGGGGAGACAGACCACAGCAGAGCAGAGAGACCCATAAAGGAAGAGAGATTAAACGGAGAAATGCTTTGCCGTCAGGGGCAAAATCGGACACTCACTGTTTGGGCCATTTTATTTGGATTAATTTAGTGTTGGGCTttgtcctaaccattaaataaacttacaacatggtttttggttaaaactcaaagttttcaaacccttttggttagttttccttaaaatataaGGAGTACTTCAAGGTTATAATTCATCGCCATGATTGAGGTAACAAGTAATTAAACACGTAAACGTTGCCACAAATTTTTTTGACCAATATACCCTTCGTTCACACGttttctctcttaatttttcTCTATATAAGCACCACCATAGTGCCTTTACAACTCACTAGCTACACGAGTCTTCAAATCAAGTTCTTTCACATCCATTACTCATACACACTTTGGTAATCCACATCCTAATTAATTCGTTATGGCTAGCTCTGCAGTGATCAAGCTTGCTTTGGTGGTGGCCTTGTGCATGGCGGTGAGCGTTGCTCATGCCATAACATGTAGCCAGGTGAGCTCCAACCTTGTACCATGCTTTGACTACGTGAGGAGTGGCGGACCTGTCCCTCCAGCTTGCTGCAATGGAATCAGAACCATTAACGGCTTGGCCAAGACCACCCATGACCGCCAGGCTACTTGCAACTGCCTGAAGAGTCTTGCCGGCAGCGTCAGTGGTGTTAACCCTGGCAATGCCGAATCGCTTCCTGGAAAGTGTGGAGTCAACGTCCCCTACAAGATCAGCACCTCCACCAACTGCGCCACGTAAGTATCACAAAACCCAAActaccgttggatcaaaattaACTGTTTGACAGTATCTCAAAGAACCCTAATTCCCGTTTGATCTAACGGTTGAATTCCATAACCTAAATAAATGCATACCTCGTTagtaattgtttttgtttgggCTGATGTTTCTTCCTCAAGAACAACGATATAATTTATTGACTTCTGTgtgtgttcttttttttttgcaatggcatatgatctcttcttagccaacaccttctttaagaagagagaagaacatgtgatcacctacaagagtgggtcgtcaaaaacacaaatagattttcttctaatgaggaaaggggatcgtataacttgtaaggattgcaaagttataccaggagagagcgtggctaatcaacatcgcttgttggtgatggatgtacatatcaaaagagtaagacaaaagaacaagacttggaagtgcccaaggactagatggtggaatctaaaagaagaaaaacaagtcattttcaaagagaaggtaatcacccaatgtgtgtgggatagagagggggaagctagccaaatgtgggattccatggctagttgtatccgaaaagtagcaaaagaggtattaggagagtccaagggctttgccccacaccaaaaggaatcttggtggtggaataaggaggtacaaacaaaggtgaaggctaagaaggaatgctGTAAAActttatacaaggagaggaccgatgaaaatggtgaaaggtatagaaacgcgaagcaagaggcgaagaaagctgtcagagaagctaagttagcggcttacgacgatatgtataaacgactagataccaaagaaggagagttggatatctataaactatctagagcaagggaaaagaagacaatggaccaaaaccaagtgaggtgcatcaaggatgaggatggaaatgttcttgctacagagaacgcggttaaagacagatggagaggttattttcataatcttttcaatgaaggacatgaaatgagtgcttctttaggggagttgagtaactaagaagagtgtagaaactactctttttatcgtcgaatccggaaggaagaagtggttgtagctttgaagaagatgaagcataaaaaagcaataggcccagacaatataccaattgaagtgtggaaacttttgggagagacaggtataacatggctcactgaccttttcaataggattttgaaaacgaagaagatgccaaatgagtggcgaacgagcactttggtgcctatctacaagaataagggcgacgtacaaaattgcatgaactataggggtattaagttaatgagtcatacaatgaagctctgggagagagtcattgagcatagattgaggcaagagacacgggtttcggacaaccaattcgggttcatgccagggcgctcaaccatggaggcaatctatctcttacgaagattgatggaaagatatagagatgggaaaaaagatttacacatggtctttatagatttggaaaaagcgtatgatagggtcccaagagacattctttggaggattttagagaagaaaggagtacgagtagcatatatccaagctataaaggatatgtatgaaggagcaaagactgccgtaagaactcatgaaggacaaaccgaaagctttcccataactgtaggattacatcaaggctcatccttaagtccttacctttttgcgttggtaatggatgagttaacaggacatattcaagatgatattccttggtgtatgcttttcgcagacgatatagtgttgatagatgaaactcaggaaggggtaaatgcaaagcttaacctttggagagaagtgttggaatctaaaggtcttcgcctaagccgatcaaagacagaatatatggagtgcaagttcagtgcaaatggaggccaaaacgagttaggggtgaggatcggagatcaagaaataccaaagagcgaccgttttcgttacctaggatctatcttgcaaaagaacggagaattagatgaagatctcaaccatagaatacaagctggatggatgaagtggaagagtgcatccggcgtgttgtgtgaccgccgtatgccactgaagctcaagggaaaattttataggacggcaataaggccggcgatgctgtatggcacagaatgttgggcggtgaaacatcaacacgtacacaaaatgggggtagcggagatgaggatgcttcgttggatgtgtgggcacacgagaaaggataagattaggaatgaggatatccggggtaaagtaggagtagccgaaattgaaggaaagatgagagaaaatcggttacggtggtttggacatgtgcaaagaaggcctactgacgctccgattagaagatgcgactgtgggacagaggttcagggccgaaggggtagaggaagacctaggaaaactttggaagagactttaagaaaagacttagagtacttggatctaacgaaggacatgacacaggatcgagcacaatggcgttctaagattcatatagccgatcccactcagtgacttggattttccaagtctccaaccgagaagttttcctcactcgggaaattaagggaacactaccccaacctacatgctccactcagaaagcttcaacatacaagcttcaacaaaagaaaattcaaagaacttagcgaagaaggctttggtgtatttaacacaatacgttgaaatgaaggaaagcttatttattgatatccccgataagctacaaatatgtacatatgcatgagtcaaaataaacacacaagagggagccttcacaaaggttgcttaggagaagtctcagcagtcggtagagtcccagaaagagaaggcaccggagggggatcatttggagcctcagtactggacagaaccctagaaggaggaggcatcagaggttgatcattcggagcttcattatgcggtacagccccagaagacgaaggcaataaatgcctttggaacaaacccacaaatctctgatgatcaagtaaaacctgaccatcagtttccttcatctggtcaagcttcctcttcatgtttgtagcatagtcatgtgcgagccggtgcaactgtttattctcatgcttgagccccctaatctcctgtttgagactcatcacttcagccgccaatgattcaacttggcgggttcgagcaaataggcgttgggccatattagacacagaacctgcacactgaacactgagagccagcgaatccttaacagctaattcatcagaccgtttggaaagtagtctgttatctttgggagtgagaaggttcttggccaccaccgcagcagtcatatcattcttcatcacggaatccccaacggtaagaggaccagtaagggagacgaaggatgggcgccatatgttgtctggagaaggcggggctgcctcttcaacaaggttcaagtcaaaacgacggtcggaggggccagacattttcaaaggtgttgaagagagaagaggtcggacaaatcaagatcttagaaatgcaagaatgaagcttctactggtggagattcaagtgtgctttggaacttaatgccagcccctataaaaatctgcactcgacggagcttcagaaatcgaagaggcgcctgctcagaaatcgaagaggcgtttgctttctcaaaagttgggctgcttagagatcacgagggttgatctcagaaatcgaagaggcgtttgctttctcaaaagttgggctgctcaaagaccacgaaggccgatctcagaaatcgaagaggcgctcgctttctcaaaagctgggctccccagagaccacgagggccgatctcagaaatcgaagaggcacctacttttccagccttgtcagcacctgttacacgcacactcagctttgcggaaattatgggcattctgtcgaagacttctggcgaagtagaaaacacatgaatcttactgttcaatcacctacttcccacacgcaacaatagctcacgggtaccacagataactttgccaaagttgagcacgtgaagcttgcagctcctactacatcgctctgaccaagaagggtaaaagaatagcaaagaaacagcactaacaaagtttagacccataaattttgaaggtctagctaccatattattacccacaagggtaaaggaacagtaccact encodes:
- the LOC139195339 gene encoding alcohol dehydrogenase 1-like, with amino-acid sequence MCDLLRINTDRGTMINDGQSRFPKDGKPIYHFLGTFTFSEYTVCHVGSVAKINLAAPLDKVRVLSCGICTGFGATVNVAKPKGSSIAIFGLGAVGLAWKRSTCSKRKGNESHVRWMVVGCFAVSKTNCVLLCIMWSFMFKYTLVYIIEPCRQFIRFKREIDFLEGEL
- the LOC114824417 gene encoding non-specific lipid-transfer protein gives rise to the protein MASSAVIKLALVVALCMAVSVAHAITCSQVSSNLVPCFDYVRSGGPVPPACCNGIRTINGLAKTTHDRQATCNCLKSLAGSVSGVNPGNAESLPGKCGVNVPYKISTSTNCATVK